The sequence tttttcaaaagcaACTCTAATGTAGTATTCCCTAAGGTCGACGTTTGTTCGCTCGATTCTACTGGGCTAGCTTCGCTCTGTCGCGTACCCGCTTGCTTTGTTCTACGTGTTTTTCTACCTGcaggcatctttttttttttttcaattcgtcccttttcgttttacctactcaagtgccaacttaaattatatttgaatacTTTCGTAAGACGCGAAgccgtatttttaaaatttctatattattaatactaatttgcAATCATATGTCTGAGATGTGTTTCTATTATATGAATTCTCTAGGTTTGAAGAAATTTTAAGCCTAAGAAATAAGCAAGGAATAATAGCTCGATTCTCTGCAGTATCTTCTGAAAACctgtaaattgtacatttataaGACATACAGCTTATTTCTGCTCCTtcttatacctaaaataaatgtaaatgtacaacatataaacataataacatgCACAGTGTGTCCTCTAAcctctttttatttgtttataagaTTTTGCTCTCATATACCCAATCACGACTTCCTACgttgtgttctattttttttttttttctataatctaGTCATATCGTTAATTcgaatacatacatagattctGGTCGCTCGGCATCAAAATtctgtgatggtacggtgatctTTCGATTGATGGGCTATAATGAGGAAattcaaaaacaagtaaatcggctaaactttgggacactatttgtattcggagtcatatgttatcttaggtatggccaagtacatggcaggcacaattcgtcggacggacatgtagaccttgccaatcaaacttccagattttcgcggttagatgatgaattttatttcagagatctactattttgactcattcaactctctcggatgaaaatcctgaggagggaaaaaaaaacagctaggtTATGCGTTCTGGCTTGGATGAAGGGTCGGTTGGTACATGTATTTGCCAATAAGGCCATCGTTCTACTGACCAAAGCCTCTACTAGCACGGGGGACCCTGCGCTGGACACCAGCCTTTCAACATTGTTATGTGGGGCACAGCCGACCTCCCTGTTAATTCGCTACGAAGCGTTTGGTAGCCTGTCGTGGAAGACAAGGTTCTTTTCTTGAGCTAAAAGCTCGCCCCTTACCatggtataattttgtatatatatatatatattcgttcagttatgtctaagttggccaacttaggTGTCGGGAGGTCGAAGCTGTAAGACATGGCGTGTTTTGGTGTGCCGAGGCTTTGCCGCCAGGACGCCGTCATATCGACCGTGTGCCTTTTTACATTAAATCCGACCTTATAGGTCAAGGATATCAAACTAATAGTTCTCACACATTAATACTTTCAGTGTCCCGCGGTTTAGGCCGGTATGTAACGCCGTCCTATAGCTCTCGGAATGCGGCGTAAcgatgacacacaaaaaaaaaggtctgtacctgttCTACTGTTCACCAACGGCCCCGTTACTCGTTCATACAATCTGCTTGCGCTGTGTGCTGGTTGTAAGTCGCACTGACCCAGTTTTGACTCGCCTGCTTTCCACTCGAGGGTCGGGGATTCGAACCCGAAAGATAACCCTTTAGTAGTCGTAGTTgtgtatattcaaattaattaaatatcacttggttcgtcgtagaaagaaagcatcgtgaggtaaaccgcaacctgagagttctctatggagcccgcgctcagtagtgagccggcgagggttgctcatgatgatggtgatggtatcgtggtggctgatagttcaaaacacaccacattatccaaatTATTAGTGCAATTTTGCCTACccagtcaatgtgtattttggCAAGGGTCGTcccatctgactgcgttagtctgtcaattttattctatttcttatttactattagataagagctaatattgtgaattcggtgtactgctgaaaaaaaaaggaactagcctaaactttacttaatagtaagagtcgtgatataggtaatatgagagatttaatattggagtccgacacatggaaccatgtatctacggcatttttgaacacacacagttcgatcgttttacctctaaaatgaatttgagctccattattaaatgtctatagaaggtatctagacgtgataaataaaagatgatatttatactcaaatgcttttatttctggtaaataagttgttttatttactctcacagttgagtatttttagaaaaaaaagaaactggtattgtgatttagacggaattttaaatgtgtttgttacatttaaaacccgccaaatgttcgcttcctaggccaatctatttagaagggaaaaacgaacatttaaactttaaaaacccttacggccgcgcagtttatttcacaatcaattacacacataatatgtcataaaatttaagagagatttcttaaattttattcctaaaaacgaattagagttaaagacacactgtacacacggttatatacataatctagcacaagtatttattctaaatacatctgaacctagttacacaacttgtccggttaaaaccaccttcggtatattctttctaatttaaacctactcgcgaggttcacaatacgcccccacttctctcgactatgcatacacaatgcggtgattaggtataatatgaaattttcacacgctaaacccgtggtccactccatccaagcccagggttgagaccattgcctacgtctagcatgatattggtcttctagattattttctagatctatttcttctaggtataccggctaatcaattttataagcttaaaagttgtggaaccactttcaaaatttacactaaatacaataatctgggtacttcaccattaaaccgccgctggctcgaacacactgtctctataaccttatcttatttctcaggacaaattttaacaatacactatactataattttaatctacactccaattttgcaaaggaagctcaaaatatctcgaatggacgaggtcgcgaggttcgcgctgggatttgtacttccgacccgagccgaaatcctgccttgactgccctccgttctttttccagttctccctaaaggtccccgtggtcgtgtttcgtcacgcccacagttctctgaaaaccaaaaacagacaggggagtacggttctctgattggtctcctcttgcgcacaaaattaccctattggccgaaaacaaaattgcgttccaggccccacctccaaaaatctgtccacatttgttcgcagatacttgtcgcctgttatttgtccctagacatatgattgccattaagtattagtttttgccgtgtttagccagaaattttaaaataactcacgcatttcttgacgtctttattaacaaacgcactctctactctcgataatttgtttttgctgtatttaaaatttatggtcgcctttttatttttctttctttgttttagatttattgccttagttttgagaacgccatagaatcgtgtatcacacggtaataaatttggtgatttatgagtgaccatctcaGTTTGCTCTatgaatataaattttttatcctttattatttactgttttaaaagtaattaggtataaaaataCCAATGTTAAATTTATCACGATTCTTATTCTTAACCAGTTCATGTTtagttatacttaggtattttagtattagaaaaattaggtattaacttctaggctaggtacttttagTAAAAAAATGCTTAAAAGTCGAAATATTCGATTGAAATAGTTATAGTTgataaataagtacatacctGCATAAAAATACATTGTACATATTTGGTAATTTTTGAATTTCAGCAGTATGACATGTGTAAAAGCGCAGGCATAAATTTTTTTAGTGTATgtttgttattataataaaaacacattaaacaatttacgtacctacttttttatttaattttcaaagttctTTAACCTAAGATATTATAAACAAACCATTATCATCTCAGTAACTCAATTAATGATATcttttttgtaggtaggtatacacttTTATTATGTGCAAcgtgtaggtagatataatagcCTGATTACTGATCGTCTtaacttaataggtaggtacaattatataaaagcaataataaagtagagtaaaaataaacagtaaaaataaaacaagtttgtaaattaaaatcaaattaaaataaacagtttcaCTAACTGTATCGCTCAGACAAAAGGGACGGGTCAGTTTTCAGTGTCATTTTTATCTGACCAATAAAGAGTTCCAACTGTGATGCCAGTCTAAAGTTTGCTTTGTACTTTTCACAATGCCTTATGAATACTGGGTATAAATATTCCAATACAGCGTGGTCCAGGGTAGGGAATAAATGATGTAGAGCGTGGTGTCCGAAGAAAGTAATCACTTTGAAATGGCTGTCGTTGATATTCGGTCGGTCCATGACCGCCTCAAGCTCATGCATTCCCCAATCAAGAGTAACGTCACTGCAAAAGAAAATTTCATCAGTTTTaccttttaattaagtaaaatagcttatgccccttcgtccgcgtggactacgcaaatttcaatcccctagtttacccccttagggtattctcaaaaatccttttttagcggatagctatctgcatgccaaaataaTGCAGCCGATGCGTCCactagtttgagttgtgcgtcgatagattagtcagtccgtcaccttttctattatatatttagacttcacaaataattttatgtttGTTTTGAAGCATAAAAcgattccatactaatattataaatgcgaaagtgtgtaccTATCTCTActagctttttacagcccatcagtttaaccaattttgttgaaatttgttacgagatagcttgcgtctcggggaaggacataggctacccctATAAACTATAGGCTAGACTATAggttttaccccggaaaatcaaagagttcccatggtataatcaaaaacctaaatccacgcagatgaagtcacaGGTGttatctagttttaaaataagccAAAGTCGTTATTAAATTGTGTATAAGTTTTCAAACTGCTACTTTTTCATAAAGAACAAGAAAAAACAACTTTACAAATTAGGTGAATGTTTTTGGCTACGCGGtggttattatttaaaaagttagcTGCCTGTGGATACAAAGCCATACCTTGCTCGAGTTCATATAAATTCTCGTAGTTCTTGTTTGCGACAGGTGCTTTTAGAAAAATATGAGTTCACTTTCATTTAATACGAACGATACAAAGTgatgtttatttactttttattttgatgtttggtacatTTTTGCCGAATTTCCTTGGGAGCGTTCTAAGTAAAATGATTTTGTACAAGTGACTGGAAAAAATTAAGACGTGGCAccaggatttttattttaaaacttgttGATGCACGCAACTTCATCCGCCCACGCggatttaaaatcctaaatccatatTTGGGATTTTCCCaggaaaatcccatgggaattctttgattcaGGTTactttccaggtttttaactaagtccatgcaaaaaattacgtcgatccacTGCTTTATTGCGGCGTGATAGAAAGTAAatccaaacaaacacacttttgagtttataatatgagtagtgataggagaatttaattattaactagtttatgtttgcgacttcgtccgcgtggactacacaaatttcaaacacctatttcacccttttagatgttgaattttcaaaaatcctttcttagcggacgcctacgtcataatagctatctgcatgccaaatttcagtccgatccgtccagtagtttgagctgtgcgttgatagatcagtcagtcagtcagtatatttagatttagaaaatGGCTTACCTGACTTGATCACCATCTTTAAATATTTTCGGATGGTGATGAGCAGCATTGGATCCTATAAGAAAGAAAGTGAAACTACCACCGCAAATAATTCCAAGCCACATTGTGAGCGCATGACTGAAGCTGGCACCACTGGCAAGATACATCCATAATGGCAACAGAAATCCCACCAAGTCATGCCAACGAATATGGTTCGTAAAGAAACCGTCACGTAAGAAGATAGGTATCattctgaaaataaaaattgttacaaaataaattctacagtattacaaaaaatgttacaattatgtatataaatatatcCTAGTTGTCctttttgggaggtcggggttcgatcccaggcacgcacctctaacttttagaaattatgttgttaaggaattaaatatcacttgctataacggtgatggcaaacgtcgtgaggaaacctgtaggtatgcctgagagttctccatagtgttctcaaatgtgtgtgaagtctgccaattcgcaattGGGCGTGGCGGACCTTGGCCCTTTCATTCTGAGAacagacctgtgctcagtagtgggccggagacgggttgatcatgatgatgatgatataaataaTCTTAATCATTTTTGTTACCATCTGAGAGATAAAATTTTACATATCTACCTTTTTACCCAATTTATGATGAATGCTAAAGGGAAGAAAATTAGTTCGAATATAATTGCGAAATAGGCATAAATTGGAATATTTTTTCTAGGATTCCAGAAAATTAAAGGTTCAAATGCACTTATTTCCAGATCCATCAAAGTATTCGGATACAGATGATGTGATAGAGCATGAGATACTCTGAAATCCCTGAAATAGAAACAATAATTAAGTAACACCTTAAGCTTATTAGTTACatcaaactacgggatataaattatattatagagccAGTGCAGACAGCAAGAGTTCAGCAGTTCTGAGTTCTGCATTCTGCGTTCCGCGTTCCTTGTAACGTCTGTAACGTTATAGCGCCGCGAAGAAAGTAGGCAGTCAGACCGCGCCGGTCAGAGTGAACCAGTAAAAAGAACCAGtgaattagtttttgatttatcgtgtaaaatgccaaaaaaacctgagtacggaaccttcggtgcgcgagtttgactcgctcttggctggtttttactgTAAAGATTAGTACCAATTTTGGGATCGCCAATATACTTATgtaatccatacttactaatattataaatgcgaaagtgtgtctggctgtctgtctgtctgtctgctagcttttcacggcccaacagtttaaccgatttcgataaaatttggtacagagttagcttaggctttttatcccgaaaaatcaaagagttcccacgggatttttgaaaaacctaattccaggcggacgaagttgcgggcatcagctagtaatttatatcccgtagtttaAATGAAGCTTTATAGTTTACACCAATTTGATTAGAGGAGAAATTGCGAACGGAACAAGCAGAAAGGTTGTTTTTAAGTACCTGTAAGACCATAGgctaaaattaaagtaatacATCCTCCAATTTGTTCTTCTATGTATATAGTTGTGTGACGCGACCACGAGCCAGGCCAAGGAGACTGATGCTACGATATAGAATCCCATTACGAGCCAATAATTGGCAGACCAACAGGACAAGGCCGATGCTACAAGTAACGTCACGAATAGTCCATCTGTTAACATATCGGAGTACCTCAGTCTTTCTTTTGGAACTTTTTCAATTTCTTCACTCACAAGTTTCTTTAAAGTGCGAAAGAAACCATCTTCTTTAAAAGTGAATGGAGAATTTCTCGAAGTTTTGGCATCGCGAATATAAAATCGGGGTAATGTTTTTTCTGCAATGGATCTGATGTGGTGACATTCAAATGCCTCAGTTATATCTGTACcctacaaaaatacaaaattacaacaTTAGACTGTGCCATGCGGATTATTTGTAtctaagtataatttattaagactagctgatgctcgtgcCTTTGTTCCTGTGACaattctttgaatttccgggataaaaagtagcctatgtcactctatagGTCTTTGAGCATGCAAGaaaattacatcaatccgttgctcggttgtgacgtgattgaccaaaaatccaataaaccaacaaaaaaacacactaatttcgcatttataataatttagtaatacgtgGCTTAGATGGAGCTTGAAATACTCGTAGCCAGCACGACGTAATGCGTAACATCCCTCAAAATGTTATTTGGATTATAGTATATAGCTATTGCGTAGTAATCGAGTATTCCATAAATACGAGTTTGGGAAGCAGTGAGAAATTGATGCACCAATAATTATTTCTATTAGGGTATTCGAATCAATTCGAATTCAAAATCATCATTGCGTGAAAATAGACGTGCAACTATTACAAACATTGATGTTAGAAGCCCCCTATTACACAACGTTACACGCGTTATACTGTCAATAACAGTTTTTCAGACATTATCATTaccggcgaactttgtaccgcctaacagtcgttttttttaaaaaaaaaacatcctcgtacttcgcgaaatcggttcagctgttctcgagatttgcgatcagcaacacattcagcgattatttttatatatagaagattgctACCTTGTctttttacattaaattattattttgcgcgcatttaaagttaatttaaatactttttgctGTATATGCATAAAActgcaaaataatttatatgGTTTATCATTTGTATGATGCAGTTACATTAAATAGGtgtactgtaatttttttaatttttagggttccgtacctcaaaagtccgtacctttgttgtctgtctgtctgtctgtccatctgtccgtctgtcaagaaaacctatacggcacttcccgttgacgttgACGTTTTTGTGTCTAATTTAGAGgtaaatcaaataaattaagCTACTTATAGTAAATCTTAATAATGATTTAGGTTTAAAGGGCAACAAGAATATTACTTATTCTTGTATTTttcatacataaaatataacagCAACAACGTCAATTGATAACAAGGTCAAATGAACAATCAATAAAGATACTAAGCCGTAGCCGGTGtcaagtttcagttaaaataaatacttttaacttttatttaaaaataatctactaatttatattaattaagttTATTGTAGTTTAgtttaagtattttttcttattagtataattatataatatattaattatataaattattaatatcaaTACTCGATAATGATAAACCCATCACCGCGCCGcccggctcaccacagagcacgggttttcttctcagagtgagaagggtaattttggccatagtctaccacactggccaagtgtggattggtagactttacacacctttgagaacactatttaaagaactctcaggcatgcagatttcctcacgatgttttccttaagtgttaaaacaagtgatatttgattacttgaaatgcacataactccgaatagttagaggtgtgtccccgggatcgaaccttgaCCACCGATTAGGAGGTGaacttcctaaccactaggctatattCACAGCTTCGATCAATTTACTcgatacttaattataaataaatccaTAAATCTGCATAATTATGAAGTCAAGTGATACATAAAGATAGAAGTTTGAAATAACATTAtctagaaaaaataataagtatacctagttaTACTTTATTTCGAAAGGATGTCACAAGAAATTGTACCTGAGTACTATAactatttcattataattttaagtaatctcttgtcGCCTTCTGTAaaaactagatttagatttatataataattatgtaaaattacgctgttgattaatttcaaataaacaaaattaaataaaaataaaataaggactgGGATTAAAGTCCAAGGACAAGGACTGCTCGCagataaaaatcatttaaattacaaaaaatatacacaacTGTGTAAAATTACGAATTCATTGTTATTTAAAAGGTAGAgacgaaattaaaaaaattaatttaagccAAGAAATTAACTATGTAAGTACATGATGCCATTTTATATGCATACAAATGCATATAAAATGGCATCGTTGTAAAAGGGAACTtggtacaaaataaaacttaacattAAAAGcgctgtatttttatttttttccgaCTACCTGTTAGTGCGAAATGCCACTCCATCGACATTATTCTGCCATAATATAAAGTACCTAAACCACAGTGCGTAGGGTAAGCATGTGTACTGCGAAATTTCACTGCGGGGTTTCGTCCATAGAATTCTATGACATGAAAATTGTATGAAACCGTTCGCGCGTATTTTTTTCGTGAGTGCGTGCGGCTCCACACAATTtcaataaacaaaacaataaagcgGGATTAGATGTAATTGTTTTTTAACTGTGGGAGATTTAacttcgtgatttttcacaggctactttaaTTAAGGTGGCAAGCTAGGGTGGCAAGTGTTACGTAATTAGTATGAAAATGATTTTCacatgatttttcacaggctCCTTCATATAACGTAGCAAGTGTTATATACTTAGTATGAAAAGGtttttcaaatgattttacacAGAATACTTCATATAAGATAGCAAGTGTTACATACTAAAAGGTTTTTCACATGATTTTTCACAGAATACTTCATATAAGATAGCAAGTGTTACATACTAAAAGGCTTTCACattatttttcacatgctacctgtgaaatggtctAGTCTGCGCTGGTCCAATATTCGACGCTTACAGGATGTAATTTTGGAAGAGAGTATAGGAAAAACAATCGATACGTTAGCAAATAAACAGAGAGGTGGCATAGGTATACGAGTAGTATCTAGCACGGAATTGGTAAAATGCAATCACGGTATTGGAACCTcgatttattttcaatttgGAAACCTTGATGGCAATATGTGTAGGCACGAAGCGACGAAGattttctaataataaaatttgaaaaactacACTAACTGCAATGTACTACTAGACAATACTTCAATGTACAgccagcaacaaagctaggtttgcaccgtGTGCGAACGGGTCGATTTCATATCAAAATTCAATTTTTCCAATAGtcttacataaataaaacaacaattgtTTCTAATTCCTCAAAACCTATATTTGTTCATCCTgcagagtttttttttactagtCTTTCTGTTAATTTATTATGACACCTCAAACTTGAGTCTCTTCAATCAACTAATTTATGACGTAATTTTAAGTGAAACTTAGATCgcatcagaataaaaaaaatcattgatGCTTctattgattattttattttattcgcttaATCTGTAatccatttaaatattaaagtgctaattgtatttaatttcaatgtgaaaatatataaaattaatttgggAATTAATGTCACCGAATATAGTGCATATAAAATGTTTCGCTCGACTTTTAACAATTAGCGCATTTTGCCGAAGATTGGATATTATGGTATTCTTATTAGTAAATTAATGTActttaagaaaatataataattggcTGCCCCAATCTGCCCCCCTTTTAAAAATCAGCGTTATACTACTAAGTGGCAGTATTAAAATATTGCCGTTTATTTTTCACCGTATGTTATTCTTAGCcttatttcatttttagaatttaagttttacttttttaagttttaatatgtCTCTTAGTGATTATTTACACTAGCTAGCACCCACGACTTCACCCGTAAAAATTTAGAATACATATACCTAAATAATGAATTTTTATGTACAAGAATATGAGTGGTACTACATGCCTTCTTCTGTGCATAAAGTTCTAATTCAcggagaaaatattataaaatttcattcTTTTTACCACTGGGACAGCTTTCAGAAGATGCCCAAGAAGCGAGGAACAAAGATTACAAATCCATCCGCTTACACCATGCGAGAAAGTGCTCACGATCATCGACGAATGAGGACGTGATGCATACTCTCATGTAGGTATACCCTCAGACCCATACATTTCTAGTATGAGTTCGTCTAAGGTACGTAAAGTCATGGAATTGGAAGAAGAAGCTAAGGCACTTCTGGAAACAAATCAGgatttaaaatataatcttgattaattttttattatagtctGTAGCCAACAAATGCTGAAGTCGATAATTaactacatacatattatgttttatttttttagggttccgtacctcaaaaggaaaaacggaacccttgtaggatcactttgttgtctgtctgtctgtccgtctgtctgtcaagaaacctacatggtacttcccgttgacctagaatcatgaaatttggcaggtaggtacatcttatagctgacttttggggaaaatctgaaaaccgtgaatttagggttagaccacacaaaaaacattaaattgtggtcgtgaactaataattagtattttcaactttcgaagtgagataactatatcaaatggggtatcatatgaaagatcttcacttgtacattctaaaacagatttttatttatttttacgcatcatagtttttggattatcgtgcaaaatgtcgaaaaaatacgactgtagtacggaaccctcattgtgcgagcctgactcgcactgggccggttttaattatttaaatacacGGGTTTTATTTCACGCATAAATAATcatgtataaattaatttaattacatttatagaataaataacattatgaaTAAACTGCAATAAATTGCTTACTGCATTTTTATTACtcgaatttaaatatttatgttttaataataaataaaatctttacataatataaaactgTGATTATTCATCTACTATCATTTCAAATTTGATTTCAATATTCCAAGTAGTTTAAAAGTTATTGAATTTTGATATGAAATCGACCCGTTCGCACCATAGTGCGTCGTCCACTCGCCAGTACAAGCGTCTATGGACGGGTTGCTGACTTTACCCTACTGTGTGATTTGAGATTTAAACAGATTGAATAAAAACGATATAATTAACCACAGAATActtttacttagtaggtaagtacctcgAATTAAACTCATTCGAAATAATTCAAATAAGGCTACGTTCACACGGCGGCTATTCGATTcgatttttttacttataagATTTTACCGTAAACGTGAGGGGCGTTTGACACGACGACCCATTCGACTACAGCTAAGCTACTTAGCTGCGTCACAAGCAATTGTGTCTTGAATACGAGAGACAAGTTTTGCATCATGTCGTATTCGATAAAATCGTTTCGAGACGCGGCCTCCTCGGTTTCAACTTCGGACAGCATACGGGAAAAAATCTCTCGTACACGGGATTTTCCCGCATAGACTCCGAGTGAACagtttaataatatatacctaactaatatTTTCTACTGTCACTGCTCTATCCGATAAAATCTCGTGTACGTAGCTTATATGGATATTTTGgcgtttttattatttcttattcgtcttatacttatattttgctTTATGACTTTTATTAGTACCACACCAGGAGCGCAGTGTACTTCGCCGATGAAGTATATTGAGTTTATAGTCTTTTACGAAAACTCAAGCGATTATAAAATACTTTTAGTGTTTAGTTTATGAGAAAACCTATAAGAAGTCTCTAGTCTTAAAATAACatggtaggtacgtatttcaATATTGTGCGTACCAACTTGCATATTCATTGTACGGAACCTCTACacgcgagttcaactcgcaACTGTCCGgtttttcattataattaagGGCTATAGACAAAGGAAAGTATAGTCCGCGTCAGGTCGAGgtgtcaatcggggtatgaggcggagggacgccccgcacatccgcacctCACCCGCGTTGGCCCGCATTGGGTTAGCGttgggactgtgcgggtgtgcggggcgttccctccccgattgctatctcgaactgtcgc is a genomic window of Maniola hyperantus chromosome 12, iAphHyp1.2, whole genome shotgun sequence containing:
- the LOC117987321 gene encoding cytochrome b5-related protein-like encodes the protein MAPKDTDYLEIAHQRAIEKKTHVSFPQLKYPSLRDEGLRDPVQWLQGKSMDDGAEGLWRVHDSLYDLGEFVESHPGGAEWLELTKGTDITEAFECHHIRSIAEKTLPRFYIRDAKTSRNSPFTFKEDGFFRTLKKLVSEEIEKVPKERLRYSDMLTDGLFVTLLVASALSCWSANYWLVMGFYIVASVSLAWLVVASHNYIHRRTNWRMYYFNFSLWSYRDFRVSHALSHHLYPNTLMDLEISAFEPLIFWNPRKNIPIYAYFAIIFELIFFPLAFIINWVKRMIPIFLRDGFFTNHIRWHDLVGFLLPLWMYLASGASFSHALTMWLGIICGGSFTFFLIGSNAAHHHPKIFKDGDQVSDVTLDWGMHELEAVMDRPNINDSHFKVITFFGHHALHHLFPTLDHAVLEYLYPVFIRHCEKYKANFRLASQLELFIGQIKMTLKTDPSLLSERYS